A region of Saccharococcus thermophilus DNA encodes the following proteins:
- the rnmV gene encoding ribonuclease M5: protein MRIKEIIVVEGKDDTAAIQRAVDADTIETNGAAISEEIIERIKLAKEKRGVIIFTDPNFPGEKIRKTITQHVPGCKHAFLPRKAAIAKNGKGIGVEHASVEDIRQALANVYEETTEWKEEITFDELVAAGLIGGELAKKRRQRLGERLKIGYANGKQLYKRLRVFQISKETFYAALEQVMQEETDDA, encoded by the coding sequence ATGAGAATTAAGGAAATTATCGTTGTCGAAGGAAAAGACGATACAGCGGCGATTCAGCGCGCCGTTGATGCAGATACGATTGAAACAAACGGAGCGGCGATCAGTGAAGAAATTATTGAGCGCATTAAGTTGGCAAAAGAAAAACGCGGAGTCATTATTTTTACTGATCCGAATTTTCCAGGGGAAAAAATTCGCAAAACGATTACCCAGCATGTGCCGGGATGCAAACATGCTTTTTTGCCAAGAAAAGCGGCGATAGCGAAAAACGGCAAAGGCATCGGCGTTGAACATGCGTCGGTGGAAGATATTCGCCAAGCGTTAGCAAATGTGTATGAAGAAACAACGGAGTGGAAGGAAGAGATCACGTTTGATGAACTTGTCGCTGCCGGTTTAATCGGCGGGGAGTTGGCGAAAAAGCGGCGGCAGCGATTAGGGGAAAGGCTGAAAATCGGCTATGCGAACGGAAAACAGCTTTACAAGCGACTGAGAGTTTTTCAAATCTCCAAGGAAACGTTTTATGCAGCTTTAGAGCAAGTGATGCAGGAGGAAACAGATGATGCATAA